One region of Oryza sativa Japonica Group chromosome 5, ASM3414082v1 genomic DNA includes:
- the LOC4339408 gene encoding uncharacterized protein produces the protein MEISFDAWVGVQRHGQDLADRLAQGFSGLLLHAHPPQLHWSAPALPAKLIPFEIDLPVVPFVVGGRRAGGGRGAADLPAAAVASFVEIGGRLGQAGSELGACVGGAVQQLARQILVPFLAESARGRKWEAIPPQPAAAAAAAATVNEGEVALAVERAEDKGLASERVGDRGPLEVAAAAAAAATGSATATSVGGAEGGLDEEDDGFGCDIGTIGNFKKAKGTINISATYETRHHDFETSVVARGDLWRLESSRGGSNSGDENAPLFLVQLGPLLFVRDSTLLLPIHLSKQHLLWYGYDRKNKMHSLCPAIWSKHRRWMVMSMMCLNPVTCSFMDVQFPNGQLTYVAGEGITASGFFPFFGGLLQAHGKCPGETRLSFSFKSKQGTRFTPMFQWPDNSLSFGVAQALAWKRSGLMVRPSIQVSVCPTFGGSDPGIRAEFVHSLKEELNVMCGFSCARHPSAFTAVSLGRSKWNGQVGSSGLVITLETPLDNLARPSLSVQLNGGFEL, from the exons ATGGAGATCTCCTTCGACGCGTGGGTCGGGGTGCAGCGGCACGGGCAGGACCTCGCGGACCGCCTCGCGCAGGGCTTCTcgggcctcctcctccacgcgcACCCGCCGCAGCTCCACTGGTCCGCCCCCGCGCTGCCGGCCAAGCTGATACCCTTCGAGATCGACCTCCCCGTCGTCCCCTTCGTCGTCGGAGGGAGGCGGGCCGGGGGCGGGAGGGGCGCCGCCGACctccccgccgcggccgtcgcgtCGTTCGTCGAGATCGGCGGGCGGCTCGGCCAGGCGGGGTCCGAGCTCGGGGCGTGCGTCGGGGGCGCCGTGCAGCAGCTGGCGCGGCAGATCCTTGTCCCGTTCCTGGCGGAGAGCGCGCGGGGCCGGAAGTGGGAGGCGATTCCGCCGCagcctgctgctgcggcggcggcggcggcgacggtgaatGAGGGGGAGGTGGCTCTCGCGGTGGAGAGAGCTGAGGATAAGGGGCTCGCATCGGAGAGGGTCGGAGACAGAGGGCCTCTCGAGGTAGCTGCTGCAGCGGCCGCGGCAGCCACTGGAAGTGCCACTGCGACTAGCGTTGGTGGTGCGGAAGGTGGTTtggatgaggaagatgatgggTTCGGATGCGATATTGGGACTATTGGTAACTTCAAGAAGGCTAAG GGAACCATAAATATCTCAGCAACATACGAGACCAGGCACCATGACTTTGAGACTTCAGTTGTTGCACGTGGGGACCTTTGGAGGTTGGAGTCGTCGCGTGGTGGTTCAAATTCTGGCGATGAAAATGCTCCGCTTTTCCTTGTTCAGCTGGGACCTTTATTATTTGTTCGTGACTCTACACTTCTTTTGCCTATTCATCTGTCAAAGCAGCACCTTCTTTGGTATGGCTATGATCGCAAG aacaaaatGCACTCCTTATGTCCAGCTATCTGGTCAAAACATAGAAGATGGATGGTGATGTCAATGATGTGCCTCAATCCTGTAACCTGT TCTTTCATGGATGTGCAGTTCCCAAATGGACAGCTAACATACGTTGCTGGAGAAGGGATAACAGCAAGTGGATTTTTCCCATTCTTTGGTGGTTTGCTTCAAGCTCATGGAAAATGTCCTGGGGAAACAAGATTAAGCTTCTCCTTCAAG AGCAAACAAGGCACAAGGTTCACCCCTATGTTTCAATGGCCTGACAATTCTCTTTCATTTGGAGTTGCACAAGCCTTAGCGTGGAAAAGATCTGGCCTTATGGTGAGGCCCAGCATTCAAGTCAG TGTTTGCCCCACATTTGGAGGAAGCGATCCTGGGATACGGGCAGAGTTTGTCCATTCATTGAAGGAGGAACTCAATGTAATGTGTGGTTTCTCTTGTGCCAGACATCCCTCGGCCTTCACAGCTGTTTCT CTCGGGCGATCCAAGTGGAATGGACAAGTCGGCAGTTCAGGACTAGTAATCACCTTGGAAACACCGCTGGACAACTTGGCTAGACCATCTTTATCTGTTCAATTGAATGGAGGTTTTGAGTTATGA
- the LOC4339409 gene encoding heat stress transcription factor A-4d: protein MESSNLGGGGGGGGGGGPPPFLIKTYEMVEDAATNHVVSWGPGGASFVVWNPLDFSRDLLPKYFKHNNFSSFIRQLNTYGFRKIDPERWEFANEDFIRGHTHLLKNIHRRKPVHSHSLQNQINGPLAESERRELEEEINRLKYEKSILVADLQRQNQQQYVINWQMQAMEGRLVAMEQRQKNIVASLCEMLQRRGGAVSSSLLESDHFSKKRRVPKMDLFVDDCAAGEEQKVFQFQGIGTDAPAMPPVLPVTNGEAFDRVELSLVSLEKLFQRANDACTAAEEMYSHGHGGTEPSTAICPEEMNTAPMETGIDLQLPASLHPSSPNTGNAHLHLSTELTESPGFVQSPELPMAEIREDIHVTRYPTQADVNSEIASSTDTSQDGTSETEASHGPTNDVFWERFLTETPRSCLDESERQESPKDDVKAELGCNGFHHREKVDQITEQMGHLASAEQTLHT from the exons ATGGAGAGTTCCAacctgggcggcggcggcggcggaggcggcggcggtgggccgcCGCCGTTCTTGATCAAGACGTACGAGATGGTGGAGGACGCGGCGACCAACCACGTCGTGTCGTGGGGCCCCGGCGGCGCCAGCTTCGTCGTGTGGAACCCGCTCGACTTCTCCCGTGACCTGTTGCCCAAGTACTTCAAGCACAACAACTTCTCCAGCTTCATCAGGCAGCTCAACACCTAC GGTTTCCGAAAAATCGATCCTGAGAGATGGGAGTTCGCAAACGAGGATTTCATAAGAGGGCACACGCACCTTCTGAAGAACATCCATCGACGCAAGCCCGTGCACAGCCACTCCCTCCAGAACCAGATAAACGGACCACTCGCCGAATCGGAGAGGCGCGAGCTCGAAGAAGAGATCAACCGGCTCAAGTACGAGAAGAGCATCCTCGTCGCGGACCTCCAGAGGCAGAACCAGCAGCAGTACGTGATCAACTGGCAGATGCAGGCGATGGAAGGCAGGCTAGTGGCGATGGAGCAACGGCAGAAGAACATCGTGGCCTCCCTGTGCGAGATGCTGCAGAGACGCGGTGGCGCCGTGTCGAGCTCGCTGCTGGAGTCCGACCATTTCAGCAAGAAGAGGAGGGTCCCGAAGATGGATCTCTTCGTCGACGATTGCGCGGCGGGCGAAGAACAGAAGGTGTTCCAGTTCCAGGGAATTGGGACGGATGCACCGGCCATGCCTCCCGTGCTTCCTGTGACCAATGGTGAGGCTTTTGACAGGGTTGAGCTGAGCCTGGTCTCCCTGGAGAAACTCTTCCAGAGAGCAAATGATGCTTGCACAGCTGCTGAAGAAATGTACTCCCATGGTCATGGTGGTACTGAACCCAGCACTGCTATATGTCCTGAAGAGATGAACACTGCTCCAATGGAGACAGGCATCGATCTTCAGTTACCAGCTAGCCTCCATCCCAGCTCACCCAACACAGGGAATGCCCATCTCCATTTATCCACTGAACTCACAGAGTCTCCAGGTTTTGTGCAGAGTCCAGAGCTGCCAATGGCAGAGATTCGTGAAGATATCCATGTGACAAGATACCCAACACAAGCTGATGTAAATTCTGAGATTGCCTCCTCCACTGATACTTCACAAGATGGCACGTCAGAAACTGAAGCTTCGCATGGACCGACCAACGATGTGTTTTGGGAGCGGTTCCTCACAGAGACTCCACGGTCATGTTTGGATGAGTCAGAAAGACAAGAGTCTCCCAAGGACGATGTAAAAGCAGAATTAGGCTGCAATGGCTTCCATCACCGGGAGAAGGTTGATCAGATCACCGAGCAAATGGGGCACCTTGCTTCAGCCGAGCAGACTCTGCATACCTGA
- the LOC4339410 gene encoding serine/threonine protein kinase OSK1, translating to MEGAGRDGNPLGGYRIGKTLGIGSFGKVKIAEHILTGHKVAIKILNRRKIKSMEMEEKVKREIKILRLFMHPHIIRLYEVIDTPADIYVVMEYVKSGELFDYIVEKGRLQEEEARRFFQQIISGVEYCHRNMVVHRDLKPENLLLDSKCNVKIADFGLSNVMRDGHFLKTSCGSPNYAAPEVISGKLYAGPEVDVWSCGVILYALLCGTLPFDDENIPNLFKKIKGGIYTLPSHLSPLARDLIPRMLVVDPMKRITIREIREHQWFTVGLPRYLAVPPPDTAQQVKKLDDETLNDVINMGFDKNQLIESLHKRLQNEATVAYYLLLDNRLRTTSGYLGAEFHESMESSLAQVTPAETPNSATDHRQHGHMESPGFGLRHHFAADRKWALGLQSRAHPREIITEVLKALQELNVCWKKIGHYNMKCRWSPSFPSHESMMHNNHGFGAESAIIETDDSEKSTHTVKFEIQLYKTRDEKYLLDLQRVSGPQLLFLDLCSAFLTQLRVL from the exons ATGGAGGGAGCTGGCAGAGATGGGAACCCTCTTGGCGGTTACCGGATTGGCAAAACCCTAGGGATTGGGTCATTTGGCAAAGTGAAGATCGCGGAGCATATATTGACTGGTCACAAGGTGGCAATCAAGATCCTCAATCGCCGTAAGATCAAGAGCATGGAGATGGAAGAGAAAG TTAAAAGAGAAATCAAGATACTTAGATTATTTATGCACCCACATATCATTCGCCTTTATGAGGTGATAGACACCCCAGCTGATATTTATGTTGTTATGGAGTATGTCAAATCTGGAGAGTTGTTTGATTACATCGTTGAGAAGGGAAGACTGCAAgaggaagaagctcgacgcttTTTCCAGCAG ATCATATCTGGTGTTGAATATTGCCATAGAAACATGGTGGTTCATCGTGATCTTAAGCCAGAGAACCTTCTTTTGGACTCCAAATGCAATGTTAAGATTGCAGACTTTGGCTTGAGTAATGTTATGCGTGATGGTCACTTTCTGAAGACAAGTTGTGGTAGCCCAAATTATGCAGCACCTGAG GTGATATCTGGTAAACTATATGCTGGCCCTGAAGTTGATGTGTGGAGTTGTGGTGTTATTCTTTATGCTCTTCTTTGTGGTACCCTTCCATTTGATGACGAGAATATTCCCAacctttttaagaaaataaag GGTGGCATATATACCCTTCCCAGTCATTTGTCACCTTTGGCAAGGGATTTGATTCCCAGAATGCTTGTTGTTGATCCCATGAAGAGGATCACCATACGTGAAATCCGTGAACATCAGTGGTTCACAGTTGGTCTTCCGCGTTATTTAGCTGTGCCACCTCCTGACACTGCACAACAGGTTAAAAAG CTCGACGATGAAACTCTGAATGATGTTATCAATATGGGGTTTGACAAGAATCAGCTAATCGAATCACTTCACAAGAGACTGCAAAACGAG GCGACAGTTGCCTACTATTTACTATTGGACAATAGGCTGCGCACAACCAGTGGCTACCTTGGAGCTGAGTTCCATGAATCTATG GAATCTTCTCTCGCTCAAGTAACTCCAGCTGAGACACCAAACTCAGCCACTGATCATCGGCAGCATGGGCATATGGAATCTCCTGGGTTTGGCTTGAGGCATCATTTCGCAGCTGACAGGAAATGGGCCCTTGGTCTTCAG TCTCGAGCACATCCACGAGAAATAATAACTGAAGTTCTTAAAGCTCTGCAAGAGCTAAATGTTTGCTGGAAGAAGATTGGACATTATAAcatgaaatgcagatggagtcCTAGTTTTCCCAGTCATGAGAGTATGATGCATAACAACCATGGCTTTGGTGCAGAATCTGCTATAATTGAAACTGATGACAGTGAGAAATCAACCCACACtgtgaaatttgaaattcag CTTTACAAAACAAGGGATGAAAAATACCTTCTTGACTTGCAAAGGGTCAGTGGACCACAGCTTCTCTTTCTGGACCTGTGCTCTGCCTTTCTAACTCAGCTGAGAGTCCTTTAA
- the LOC9271295 gene encoding receptor like protein 29, which produces MPVASVVLLLHLLSMAAAATAALAMDPAERETLLLVMEAVSSDREWRSVGPDPCGSPWPGLECKPVPAAGNVSSAAARLHVTRLDFGVAPNPTCKDGAAFPHLAFALPHLQSLFLVDCFKNPAATTAFTLPPSANLTSSRLQQLSVRSNPSLSGTLPPQLSSIRSLQVLTVSQNALIRGEVPQGIGELKSLVHLDLSYNSLTGTIPSRIGELRSLVGLDLSYNSFSGSIPGQLGDLAMLQKLDLSSNNLTGGVPATITGLTSLTFLALSNNGLSGHLPAGLSDLLDLQYLIMENNPMGVPLPSELGDIARLQELRLANSGYSGSIPETLGRLASLTTLSLENNNLTGRIPAGLSRLKRMYHLNLSKNGLDGVVPFDGAFLRRLGRNLDLSGNPGLCVDGRAVLQADVGVGVCRRAGDGGDIASVSAATDVLSVGTLFRRDGQLWLAGGRWSALLLIRPVAVALCCSCCLLL; this is translated from the coding sequence aTGCCTGTAGCCTCCGtcgtgctcctcctccacctcctctccatggcggcggcggctacggcggcgctGGCCATGGACCCCGCCGAGAGGGAGACGCTGCTGCTCGTCATGGAGGCCGTCTCCTCCGACCGCGAGTGGCGCTCCGTCGGCCCTGACCCGTGCGGCTCCCCGTGGCCCGGCCTCGAGTGCAAGCCTGTGCCGGCCGCCGGGAAcgtgtcgtcggcggcggcgaggctgcacGTCACGCGGCTGGACTTCGGGGTGGCGCCGAACCCGACGTGCAAGGACGGCGCGGCGTTCCCGCACCTCGCGTTCGCGCTGCCGCACCTCCAGTCGCTGTTCCTCGTCGACTGCTTCAAGAACCCggcggccaccacggcgttcacgctgccgccgtcggccaaccTCACCTCCTCCCGCCTGCAGCAGCTCAGCGTCCGGTCCAACCCGTCGCTGTCCGGCACGCTGCCGCCGCAGCTGTCCAGCATCCGGTCGCTGCAGGTGCTGACCGTGTCCCAGAACGCGCTCATCCGCGGCGAGGTCCCGCAGGGCATCGGCGAGCTCAAGAGCCTCGTGCACCTCGACCTCAGCTACAACTCGCTCACCGGCACGATCCCGAGCCGCATCGGCGAGCTCCGGAGCTTGGTCGGCCTCGACCTCAGCTACAACTCCTTCTCCGGCTCCATCCCGGGCCAGCTCGGCGACCTCGCCATGCTTCAGAAGCTGGACCTGAGCTCCAACAACCTcaccggcggcgtcccggcCACCATCACCGGGCTGACATCTCTCACCTTCTTGGCATTGAGCAACAATGGCCTAAGCGGCCACCTCCCGGCCGGCCTCTCCGACCTCCTTGACCTCCAGTACCTGATCATGGAGAACAACCCGATGGGCGTCCCGTTGCCGTCGGAGCTCGGCGACATTGCGCGGCTGCAGGAGCTCCGGCTGGCCAACTCCGGCTACTCGGGGTCGATCCCGGAGACGCTCGGCCGGCTGGCGAGCCTGACGACGCTGTCGCTGGAGAACAACAACCTCACCGGGAGGATCCCCGCCGGGCTGAGCCGGCTCAAGCGGATGTACCACCTCAACCTGAGCAAGAACGGGCTGGACGGCGTCGTGCCGTTCGACGGCGCGTTCCTCAGGCGCCTCGGCCGGAACCTCGACCTCAGCGGCAACCCGGGGCTGTGCGTCGACGGCCGCGCCGTCTTGCAGgccgacgtcggcgtcggcgtctgccgccgcgccggcgacggcggggacaTCGCCTCCGtgtccgccgccaccgacgtaCTATCAGTTGGCACATTGTTCAGGCGAGATGGACAACTctggctcgccggcggccgctggTCAGCGCTGCTGCTCATCCGGCCGGTCGCCGTGGCGctgtgctgcagctgctgccttCTGCTCTGA